The DNA region GAACTCCAGCATCTCCTCGATGAAGTGCGGGGGCGCGGAGAGCCTGGTGCGGAACCCGCCGAGGACGTGCCGCCGCCGCCCGTCGCCGAGCGTCTCCAGGGTGTGCAGCGGCCCCTCCAGGAACTCCTCGACGACCAGCGCCTCGCCGCCCCGCCGGTGCTGGATCTCGGCGCAGCGCCGCACCAGTTCCGCGGCGTCGGGGACCAGCGAGACGTCCTCGCTGGCGACGCCCTCGCGCGGCTTGACCACGACGGGGAAGGTGAGGTCCGACTCGCGCAGCACGGAGGGGTCCCGGCCCGCCGGGAGTTCGACGGAGCGGACGGTGTCCAGTCCGGCGGCGGCCAGGTGGCGGCGGAGCTGGCCCTTGTTCTTGGCCCGCAGGGTGGCCTTCCAGTCCTTGCCCGGGAGCCCGAAGTACTCCGCGGCGAGGGCGGTCTGGGTCTGCAGGTGGTCGCTGTTGCTGAAGACGGCGAAGGCCGCGCCCGGTGCCCCGGCAGGGTCGGACGCGGTGCGGTCGCCGCCGGGCGGGGCCGCGGGCGCGTCGGTGGCCCGGTGCCGGGAGATCACTCCGACGACCTCGCGGAAGTCCCGGACGTCGCACTCCAGCACCTCGGGGACGCGTGCCAGGCCGGCGTAGGCGCTCCGGTGGGGACCGGCGTGGTCGGTGAGCACGGTGACGTCGAGTCCGAGCCGGGCGGCGGCCGGGAGGAAGCCCTGGGTGACCGAGTCGGTGGGGTTGAGGGCGAGCAGGTAGAGCCGCATGTCGGGGCGGGCTCCTCTCGGTGCGGGGGCTGGTGCGGTGGCTGGTGCGGTGGCCGGAGCGGGGGATGCGGTGGCCGGAGCGGGGGAGGGGAGGGCGGCGGCGGTCGGCAGGGGGCGGGCACCGCAGGGCCTACCCGCCCCGAGGGGGGCGATTCGCCGGCGGCCGGTTCCACCGGGCTCCGGCGCTCCCACCGCCCGCGACGGCCCGTGCGGGTCCGTGGCTGGTCCGGCGGCGCGGGCCCGGAGGCGTCGCTCCGGACGTCGGACGGGGCCGGGCGGGGCCGGGCGGCCCCGCGTGGCGCCCGCCGTGCCGGTGGCGTCGGCGCGCGCCGTGCCGGGCGCCGCGGCGGGGGTGTCCGGCGGCGGCGTCCCGTCCGGCGCCCCGACGACCCGGCGGCCGCGGGCCGGGCGCGGCCCCCGCCGGGCCGGGGCGCCCGGTGCCTCGCTCCGCCCGGTCACGGCGTCGGGCGGGCGGGTGCGCGGACCGCGGCGGCGGTGGCTGCGCCGACCGGCGGGAACGCGGGTCGGGCCGACGAGGGGCGGGGCTTCGCCGCGGCTGAGGGGGCCGGCGGATCGATGGTGAACACGGAGTCAAATATTAGGTTAGGCAAGCCTAACAACGTCAAATCCCGGCCGGATTGGGCCGTACGGGGACGGTCGGGGCGGGGTGGCGCGGAACGGCCTCCGCATGCCTATAAGGTGAGGCTCACCTAACACGATCTCGGGAGTGCCGATGATCTCCTCGGGCCCGCCCGTGCCCGCCGCCGTCCGCGCGGCGAACCCCCTGGACGCCGACTACCGGCGGCTGCTGGACCTCTGCCCCGTGCTCCGGGTCCGGCTGCTCGCGGACGACGAACCCGCGCCCTCCCGCCTCCAGGGCTGGTACTCCGCCGCCGAACTCGCGGGCGACCCGGAGGCGTTGGCCGACTCCCTGGCCGGCGAGGCCGCCCGGATCGCACCCGTGGCCGCCGGGTACGGCACCTCGCCGCGCCCCCACGTCGTCGCGTCCCGGCTGCTCCACCACTACCTCTGGTCGGTCTCGGTGCTGATCGCCGGGCCCTGGTACCTGGCCCGGCGCGTGCCGCTGATCGGCGGCGCGGACCTCTGGATGCACGCCGCCACCGGTGACCTCGCGCTGCGTCCGCGCGCCCACGTCACCCTGGCGGGGGAGGACGAGCTCCGGGCCGAGCTGCGGGCCGCCGTCGTCACCCACGTCGAACCGCTGCTCACCGCCTTCGCCGCCCCCGCCCGGCGCGGCACCAGGGCGCTGTGGGGCATGGTCACCGACGACCTCGCCTCGGCGATCTGGTACCTCGGGCGGATGCTCGACGCGACGCACCCGGCCGGGGAGGCCGGGGAAGCCGGGGAGGCCGGGGCGTCGGCGGCCGCCCGCGCGGCCGCCACCGTGGAGGCCGTCCTCGGGGGCGCCGTCCACGGTCCCGCCGAGCTCCGGGCCGTCTTCACGGAGCCGGCCGGTGCCCGGAGCGGCGCGGCCGGGGGCGAGGGGGAGTCCTGCGCGGCGGCCGGGGCTGCGACGCGGGCCCTCCGGGCGGAGGAAGCCGCACGCCCCGGCCCGTCCGAGGCCGCCCCGCACCCCGCCACCCACGAGGCCGCCGCCGTCGCCGCGGCCGGGGCCGTCCTGCCCGGGCACACCGAACCGCTCCCCGGGGCCGCCGACTTCCGCCTGCTGCGCGGTGAGGACGGACGCGCCCACCACACCCGGACCAGGCTCGGCTGCTGCCTCTACTACGCGATCCAGCCCGGCAACGCGTGCCTCACCTGCCCCCGCACGGCCGACGAGGAGCGGCTGCGCAGGCTCTGACGCCCCGTCGGCGCCGGGTGCGCCGGAAGCCCGGCCGGCGGGTGACCCGGCCGGGTCGGCGGGCGACGGCGCGTCAGGCCGGTGGCGCGGGCAGCCGCGCAGGTGGCGAGGCGGGTGGGCGCGCGGTGCACGGGCCGCCCGGTGCGGCCGGAGGGCCGCCCGGTACGCTCGGCCTCCATGATCGACTCCACCACCCACGTCCGCATCGCCCGCCCCTCCGGGGACCTGGCCGCCGCCGAACGCTTCTACGTCGACGCGCTCGGCCTCACCGTCCTGTGGCGCACCACCGAGCGCGTGTCGGGCGAGCACGACCTCCTGATGGTCGGCCCCGCGGGGGGCGGCTGGCACTTCGAACTCACCCACGACCCCGAGAACCCGCTGGAGCCGACCCCCACCGTCGACGACCTCTTCGTCGTCTACCTCGGCGCACCCGTGGACCCGGCCCTCCTCGACCGGCTCCGGGCCGCCGGGGGCACCCGGGTCCCCGCCCACAACCCGTACTGGGACGAGTTCGGCGTCACCGTCGCCGACCCGGACGGCTACCGCCTCGTCCTCTGCACCCGCAACTGGGCGTCCTGACCCGCCTGTCCACGCGCCGGTCCGCCGGTCCGGTCTGCGAGGATGGGGCGGTGCTGATCGTCATCGGAGGCCTCCCCGCCACCGGAAAGACCACGCTGGCCCGCGTCCTGGCCCGCCGGACCGGCGCCGTCCACCTGCGGGTCGACACCATCGAGCAGGCCATCCGGCGGGCGGGGCGCGCGGACGTGCCGATCGGACCGGCCGGCTACGCCGTCGCCTACGCGCTCGCGGAGGAGCACCTGCGCCAGGGCCTCACCGTCGTCGGCGAATCCGTCAACCCGCTCGCCGTCACCCGCGACGCCTGGCGGGACGCCGCCCTCCGGGCCGGAGTCCCCTTCCTGGAAGCGGAGGTCGTCTGCTCCGACCCCGCCGAGCACCGCCGCCGGGCGGAGCGGCGCACCGTCGACATACCCGGCCTGGCCCTGCCCGACTGGGCGGAGATCACGAACCGCGCCTACGAGCCGTGGCACCGTGACCGCCTGGTCGTAGACACCGCGGGCCGCCGGGTGGGGGATTGCGTGGAAGAGCTGTGCCGGGCCGTCGACACCTCGCGGACCGGGCACCCGCAGACAGAGGAGAACGGAACCACATGACGACGATCGCCGTGCGCGGCAGCTCCGTGGACGTCCCGACCGCCGACGGCGTCGCCGACGCCTACCTGGCCCACCCCGAGGACGGGCGGGCCCACCCGGGCGTCCTGCTGTACATGAACGCCTTCGGGCTGCGCCCGGTCCTGGAGTCGATGGCGGACCGGCTCGCCGCCGAGGGGTACACCGTGCTGGTGCCCAACGTGTTCTACCGGTACGGGCGCGCGCCGCTCGTCGAACTGCCCGCGCCACCCGCGCTGATCAGCACCCGCACCGACCCGACGCTCTTCGAGCGGCTCGGCCCGATGATGGACTCGCTCACCCCCGGGATCGTCGCCCGCGACGCCGGCGCGTACCTGCGGTGGCTGGCCGACTCCCCGGCGGTCGCGGACGGACCGGTCGGCATCACCGGCTACTGCCTGGGGGCGGACCTCGCGCTGCGGACCGCGGCCGCCCATCCGGACCGGGTGGCCGCGGCGGCCGGGTTCCACGGCGGCCTGCTCGCCACCGCGGAACCGGACAGCCCGCACCTGCTCGCCGAACGGGTCCGCGCGGAGCTGTACTTCGGCCATGCCGACCAGGACCCCTCGCTGCCGGTCGAGCAGATCGACCGGCTGGCGAAGTCCTTCGCCGACGCCGGTCTCCGGTACACCTGCGAGGTCTACCGGGGGGCGCCGCACGGCTTCACCCAGGCCGACACCGCCTCCTACCACCCCGAGGCCGACGCCCGGCACTGGGCGGCGCTGCTCGCGCTGCTGGAGCGCTCGCTCTGACCTTCCGTCGGGCGGTCAGGGCGTCAGGGTGAGATTCCGGCGAGCCGGTCCAGGTCGTCGCCGACGGACTCGCGTTCCGCCGCGGTGAGTCCGTCGGCGACGGCCGCGGCCCGTGCGGCGAAGGCGGCGGCCGAGACCGCGTCGGACATCCGGTCGGCCAGATCGGCGCGCAGGGCGAGCATCCGGAACAGCACGGCGGGCTCCGGGCGTTCGCCCTCCGAGGCCAGCGCCCGGTCCAGGAGCCGGGCGGCGGCGGTCAGGTCCTCCTTGGAGTCGGCGAGCAGCGCCGCGTGGTGCAGCGCCTTGGCGAACGGCTCGTCCGGGGGCGGGCGGTGGCCCTGGTCGTCGTCGATCGGCCGGACGATCCGCAGGCAGTTGCCGCCCGGATCGGTCATCAGGAACTGCCGGACGCCGTGCGACGTGTCGCCCACCGCGCCGATCCGCGGCAGGCCCCGGGTCGGCACCCGGCCGTAGGCGGCCTTGAGGCCCGCCCGGAAGGCGGCGTGCAGCCCGTCCACGTCGTCGGTGCAGATCAGGCAGGTGCTGAAGGAGCCGGCGGGGTCGTACCGCTTCATGCCGAAGAAGTGCAGCTGGATGCCGCCGCGCTCGACGACGGCGTAGGGGTTGGGGCTCTTCTGGTGGTAGGTGACCTCGAAGCCGAGGGCGGTGTAGAACTCCAGTACGGGCTGGAGGGTTTGGCAGGGCAGAATGGGAACTGTCGTCTCAGCCATGCCGACGGACTCTACGCGGCCCTGCCCCCGGGCGCACATGGCATTCGGTGCCGGTGCCCGTTCCGGTTCCGGTTCCGGCGGGAGCAACGGGCCTTGCCCACCGGGTTGTTGTACGGGTGGCGGCAGGCGGAGGGCGCGTCACGCGGGCGGGAGCCGTTTCGTCATCACGTACTCCGTGGTGGCACCGCCGGGGAGCGGGGCGCCGGGCTCGCCGGTGGCGGCGAACCCGTTGCGCCGGTAGAGGGCGACGGCGGCCTCGTTGCCCGGGACCACGGCGAGGCGCAGCGAGGTGGACCCGGCGTGTTGGGCCCACGCCTCGACCGCCGCGATCAGACGGTCCCCGAGCCCCCGTCCCCGCGCCCCGGGGCCGACCCAGACCGACCGCAGCTCGCTCACCCCGCCGGCCCCGCCGTCCGGCCCGGGCATGCCGCAGGCCAGTCCGACCGGTCGGCCGTCGCCCAGGACGGCCACCACGTGGACGGCGTCCGGCCGCGCGAACCGGGCCCGCCACCGCTCCTCCTCGCCGAGGTGCCAGTCCGACGCCCGGATGCGGAAGGCGTGCGGCGCGTCGGTGAGTGCGGCGAGCCGGGCGTCCCGCCAGAGCGGCCAGTCGGCGGGGTCGGCGGGGGTGAGGACGCGGAGGTCGGCCATGGCGGCAGTCTGCCCGGGGAGCGGCCGGTGGTCCACCGGGCCAGGCCGGAGGTCCACCCGGCCGGTCGGCCCCGCGGCTCGGCGACCCGGCGCGGGTCGGGTCGGGCCGGGTCCGTCCCGCGCCGCCGCGGCACCGGCGGGAGCGGTCCGGGCCGGCCGTGTCGACCGCCCGTATCCGACTGTCGCCGCCGACCGCTAGGTTGGGGAGGAGGGGTGGCCGGGCACGGTGAGGCGCAGCGGGGGGAGACCGGGGTGGAGCGTGCACGGCGCAGGCGGGGGGTCCGGGTTGCCGCGTCCCTCGGCGGGCTGGTCTGTCTCGGGGCGACCCTGTTCGTGGTCTGGCTGCTGCCCGGCCAGCGGATGGCGGCCACCCTCGGCATCGGTGCCGTCGACGGCCGGGTGGTCGTCGACGAGTGCTTCCGTACCTCGGACTTCGAGGGTGGCGGCGACGGCGTGGAGTGCGACGGCCGGTTCGTACCGGCGGGCGGCTCCGAGGTAGGGCGGCGTGTCCGGCTGAGGGAGGCCGGCGGTCTCCACCCCGCGGGCAGCCGGGTGGAGGTGCGGCTGGCCGGCGGCGACGCGTTCGAGGAGTCGATCGGGGCGTCCGTCGAGTTCGCCGGGCTCGCGGGCATCCTCCTCGCGCTGGGCGGCGCGGGGGTGGGCTGGTGCTTCGACACGGCCCGGCGGGGCGAAGCGGGTTCGGACGGCTGGATGATCGTCTTCTGCTTCGGCCCGATCGCCGCCGCCGTCCTGGGGGTCCCCCTCGTGCTCGTGCTCGCCCTGCTGGTCAAGCTGTTCTGACGGGGAGCGGCCGCCTGTCGCGCCACCCGTGCTCCGGGCGCCCCGCCTGCCTCGGGCGGCCCCCGCCTCACGACGGCGTCCCCGGACTACCCTCCGTCGGAGGTGTCCTGACGGCGCCGCTCCTCCCACTCGGACCGGAGCATGCCGAACAGCACCCGGTCGTAGCGGGCGCCGTCGAGCAGCACCGCGTCCCGGCGCCGCCCCTCCTCCCGGAAGCCGAGGCGGGTGAACGCGCGGGCGGCGCGCTCGTTGCCGCTCCAGGTGTCCAGCTCCATCCGGTGCAGCGGGAACGCGCCGAACAGGTGGTCCACCAGCAGCCCGAGCGCTTCCGACCCGTACCCGCCGCCCCAGAACTCCTTCTCGCCGATGGCGATCCCGACCTCGACGACCCCCTCGTACGGGTCGAGGCCCCGGTAGTCGACCAGGCCGATGGTGCGACCGCCGGCCGTCTCCTCGACGGTGAACACGGCGGTCTCGCGCGGGTCGAGCCGCAGGATCCGGCCGAAGCGCTCTGCCAGCGCCTCGGCGGTGGTCGGGCCGAAGCGCGGGTCGCCGGCCGCCGCCCAGCGCACCACCTCCGGGTCGTTGCGCCACCGGAGCTGGTGCTCCGCGTCCTCCGCGCGCGGCGCGCGCAGCCTCACTGCTCTGCCTTCGATCATGGACGGATGGTAGATCCGCCGCCCGCCCCGGTCACGCGGTTCGGGCACCGGCGGCCGACGGAGGGCCGGGGGAGGGGGCTCGGCGGTGCCGGTGGCGGTGCCGGGTGGCGGCGGGCGGTCAGCCGACGAGGTGCCGCCGGATCTGGTCGAGGACCTGACCCGCGCCGCCGTAGCCGATGCCGAGCATCCAGAGGTTGTCGTCCACCTCGTAGACCTTCCCGTCGCGCACCGCGTCGAGGCTGCTCCAGAGCGAGCCCGTGACGATCCTCGTGTGGTCGGACTCGGCCGGATCCCCGTAGACGGAGTAGAAGATGACGTCGGCCGCGGCCTGGTCGACCTGTTCGGGGCTGATCTCGATCGAGAAGCCGGGCTTGTCCTGGTTGGCGGGGCGGCCGACGCCGAGGTCCTTGAACAGCGAGCCCACGAAGGTGTCGTTGAGGTAGAGGCGGGTGGGCGCGCCGGCCAGGAAGCGGGCCATCTCGACCTTGAGCGCGGCCGCCTTCGCCGGGCCGCCGAGGGCGGTGACCAGCTCGCGCACCTTCGTCCGGTACGCCTCCTCCGCGGCGGCGGCCTCCGACTGCCTGCCCAGTGCCTCGGCGTGCAGCCGGACGTTCTCCTTCCAGGCAGGGCCGGTGGTCCTGCTCAGGACGGTCGGTGCGATCCTGGACAGCTCGTCGTAGCGCTTGTCGTCGCGGACCTGGTTGCTCAGG from Kitasatospora sp. NBC_00458 includes:
- a CDS encoding bleomycin resistance protein, whose amino-acid sequence is MAETTVPILPCQTLQPVLEFYTALGFEVTYHQKSPNPYAVVERGGIQLHFFGMKRYDPAGSFSTCLICTDDVDGLHAAFRAGLKAAYGRVPTRGLPRIGAVGDTSHGVRQFLMTDPGGNCLRIVRPIDDDQGHRPPPDEPFAKALHHAALLADSKEDLTAAARLLDRALASEGERPEPAVLFRMLALRADLADRMSDAVSAAAFAARAAAVADGLTAAERESVGDDLDRLAGISP
- a CDS encoding GNAT family N-acetyltransferase, giving the protein MIEGRAVRLRAPRAEDAEHQLRWRNDPEVVRWAAAGDPRFGPTTAEALAERFGRILRLDPRETAVFTVEETAGGRTIGLVDYRGLDPYEGVVEVGIAIGEKEFWGGGYGSEALGLLVDHLFGAFPLHRMELDTWSGNERAARAFTRLGFREEGRRRDAVLLDGARYDRVLFGMLRSEWEERRRQDTSDGG
- a CDS encoding (2Fe-2S)-binding protein, with product MISSGPPVPAAVRAANPLDADYRRLLDLCPVLRVRLLADDEPAPSRLQGWYSAAELAGDPEALADSLAGEAARIAPVAAGYGTSPRPHVVASRLLHHYLWSVSVLIAGPWYLARRVPLIGGADLWMHAATGDLALRPRAHVTLAGEDELRAELRAAVVTHVEPLLTAFAAPARRGTRALWGMVTDDLASAIWYLGRMLDATHPAGEAGEAGEAGASAAARAAATVEAVLGGAVHGPAELRAVFTEPAGARSGAAGGEGESCAAAGAATRALRAEEAARPGPSEAAPHPATHEAAAVAAAGAVLPGHTEPLPGAADFRLLRGEDGRAHHTRTRLGCCLYYAIQPGNACLTCPRTADEERLRRL
- a CDS encoding ABC transporter substrate-binding protein, which encodes MPDAAARALTRRTLFALASGLALAACGSGGTGGVTGSDGSDGSDGSSTPGASSGGPRVVRHARGESTVPARAARVVVLDTDALDSAVTLGLTPVGATTVAAGAPFPAYLPADRLAGVKAVGTIGAPNLEAIVALRPDLILSNQVRDDKRYDELSRIAPTVLSRTTGPAWKENVRLHAEALGRQSEAAAAEEAYRTKVRELVTALGGPAKAAALKVEMARFLAGAPTRLYLNDTFVGSLFKDLGVGRPANQDKPGFSIEISPEQVDQAAADVIFYSVYGDPAESDHTRIVTGSLWSSLDAVRDGKVYEVDDNLWMLGIGYGGAGQVLDQIRRHLVG
- a CDS encoding ATP-grasp domain-containing protein, giving the protein MRLYLLALNPTDSVTQGFLPAAARLGLDVTVLTDHAGPHRSAYAGLARVPEVLECDVRDFREVVGVISRHRATDAPAAPPGGDRTASDPAGAPGAAFAVFSNSDHLQTQTALAAEYFGLPGKDWKATLRAKNKGQLRRHLAAAGLDTVRSVELPAGRDPSVLRESDLTFPVVVKPREGVASEDVSLVPDAAELVRRCAEIQHRRGGEALVVEEFLEGPLHTLETLGDGRRRHVLGGFRTRLSAPPHFIEEMLEFVPAHPPAVVAQVLAQLDATGVGLGACHTEFVVQPDGRARIVEVNYRAIGDQCDLMLAELLGIPLFELVLAVHLGRELPADLGERCAAGALRGRNEPVCADRAGTLSAAPAPHDERRDGVRLAYRPLRAVGERHEHYRTNRDYLGVVWAVGPDQAAVDTAVARFIAENRWEITP
- a CDS encoding dienelactone hydrolase family protein, which codes for MTTIAVRGSSVDVPTADGVADAYLAHPEDGRAHPGVLLYMNAFGLRPVLESMADRLAAEGYTVLVPNVFYRYGRAPLVELPAPPALISTRTDPTLFERLGPMMDSLTPGIVARDAGAYLRWLADSPAVADGPVGITGYCLGADLALRTAAAHPDRVAAAAGFHGGLLATAEPDSPHLLAERVRAELYFGHADQDPSLPVEQIDRLAKSFADAGLRYTCEVYRGAPHGFTQADTASYHPEADARHWAALLALLERSL
- a CDS encoding GNAT family N-acetyltransferase → MADLRVLTPADPADWPLWRDARLAALTDAPHAFRIRASDWHLGEEERWRARFARPDAVHVVAVLGDGRPVGLACGMPGPDGGAGGVSELRSVWVGPGARGRGLGDRLIAAVEAWAQHAGSTSLRLAVVPGNEAAVALYRRNGFAATGEPGAPLPGGATTEYVMTKRLPPA
- a CDS encoding VOC family protein; the encoded protein is MIDSTTHVRIARPSGDLAAAERFYVDALGLTVLWRTTERVSGEHDLLMVGPAGGGWHFELTHDPENPLEPTPTVDDLFVVYLGAPVDPALLDRLRAAGGTRVPAHNPYWDEFGVTVADPDGYRLVLCTRNWAS
- a CDS encoding AAA family ATPase, which produces MLIVIGGLPATGKTTLARVLARRTGAVHLRVDTIEQAIRRAGRADVPIGPAGYAVAYALAEEHLRQGLTVVGESVNPLAVTRDAWRDAALRAGVPFLEAEVVCSDPAEHRRRAERRTVDIPGLALPDWAEITNRAYEPWHRDRLVVDTAGRRVGDCVEELCRAVDTSRTGHPQTEENGTT